A region from the bacterium genome encodes:
- a CDS encoding diacylglycerol kinase family protein — translation MWSARTAALASRDGPGSGEEPNLKLLLIVNPSASSVSPRTRVVVNRILSRSHDVSVAITTRRDHATALARRGVERGAEAVVVLGGDGTLNEAANGLVGSEAALGVLPGGSTNVFARTLGLPDEPIDAAEALLGALDSGAIERVGLGAVNNRHFLFHVGLGFDAAVVERVERRSDLKRTLNHALFVYATAVTWLRHIDRDEPYFALELPDGRRIEDGCFAVCLNTNPYTYLGTRPLNLAPRASLGEPLVLLSVRDFTGPGLGRLVMQALRSEGGVAAGGEVDYAEGVTDLRVVGHRPVPVQVDGDFAGRLMQLRLTWRPEALRLVLPFGY, via the coding sequence TTGTGGTCGGCGAGGACCGCAGCGCTAGCGTCGCGGGACGGGCCGGGCTCTGGAGAGGAGCCGAACCTGAAGCTGCTTCTGATCGTCAACCCCTCCGCGTCCTCGGTGTCGCCCCGGACCCGGGTGGTGGTGAACCGGATCCTGTCGCGGAGCCACGACGTGTCGGTGGCGATCACGACGAGGCGCGACCACGCCACCGCCCTGGCCCGCCGGGGTGTGGAGCGGGGCGCCGAGGCGGTGGTGGTGCTCGGGGGGGACGGCACCCTGAACGAGGCCGCCAACGGTCTCGTCGGCTCCGAGGCGGCGCTGGGGGTGCTGCCGGGCGGCTCCACCAACGTCTTCGCCCGCACGCTGGGGCTCCCCGACGAGCCGATCGACGCAGCCGAAGCGCTCCTGGGCGCCCTGGACAGCGGGGCGATCGAGCGCGTCGGCCTGGGGGCGGTCAACAACCGCCACTTCCTGTTCCACGTGGGCCTCGGCTTCGATGCCGCCGTGGTGGAGCGCGTCGAGCGGCGCAGCGACCTGAAGCGCACCCTGAACCACGCCCTGTTCGTGTACGCCACCGCGGTCACCTGGCTGCGGCACATCGACCGGGACGAGCCGTACTTCGCCCTGGAACTCCCCGACGGCCGCCGCATCGAGGACGGCTGCTTCGCGGTGTGCCTGAACACCAACCCGTACACGTACCTGGGCACGCGGCCCCTGAATCTGGCGCCGCGCGCCTCGCTGGGCGAGCCGCTGGTGCTGCTCTCGGTGCGCGACTTCACCGGGCCCGGGCTCGGCCGGCTGGTGATGCAGGCGCTGCGCAGCGAGGGCGGCGTGGCGGCGGGCGGCGAGGTGGACTACGCCGAAGGGGTCACCGATCTGCGGGTCGTCGGGCACCGCCCGGTGCCGGTACAGGTGGACGGGGACTTCGCCGGGCGGCTCATGCAGTTGCGCCTGACCTGGCGACCCGAGGCGCTGCGGCTGGTGCTGCCCTTCGGCTACTGA
- a CDS encoding glycerophosphodiester phosphodiesterase, producing the protein MTLVVAHRGASTGVRQNTAEAFRLARRLGADWVELDVRRTVDHVLVAHHDAHLPDGRLVADTPLDELPDWVPSLAEAFEACEGMGVLVEIKNDPDEPGYDGDNTIATAVAGLVSAYRPYDEVMISSFNTTTIERIREVDDRLATGLLMFDPVRVLQGPDRAAASGHVAIHPYYATVDAALLRRARRASVAVWVWTVNEAAAVEEFVRLGVDAIITDDCPKVRAILEQVTAEGGSQ; encoded by the coding sequence ATGACGCTGGTGGTGGCGCACCGCGGCGCTTCGACCGGTGTCCGCCAGAACACCGCCGAGGCGTTCCGGCTGGCGCGCCGGCTCGGCGCCGACTGGGTCGAACTCGACGTGCGGCGCACGGTTGACCACGTGCTGGTCGCCCACCACGATGCCCACCTGCCCGACGGCAGGCTCGTCGCCGACACCCCCCTCGACGAGTTGCCCGACTGGGTTCCCTCCCTCGCCGAGGCCTTCGAGGCCTGCGAGGGCATGGGCGTGCTGGTGGAGATCAAGAACGATCCCGACGAGCCCGGCTACGACGGCGACAACACCATCGCCACCGCCGTCGCCGGCCTCGTCTCGGCCTACCGCCCCTACGACGAGGTCATGATCTCGTCCTTCAACACCACCACAATCGAACGCATCCGGGAGGTCGACGACCGGCTGGCCACGGGTCTGCTGATGTTCGACCCCGTGCGGGTGCTGCAGGGCCCCGACCGCGCCGCCGCCTCCGGGCACGTGGCGATCCATCCTTACTACGCCACCGTGGACGCGGCGCTGCTGCGCCGGGCGCGCCGGGCGTCGGTGGCGGTGTGGGTCTGGACGGTCAACGAGGCCGCCGCCGTCGAGGAGTTCGTGCGCCTCGGCGTGGACGCCATCATCACCGACGACTGCCCGAAGGTGCGGGCGATCCTGGAGCAGGTCACCGCCGAGGGCGGGTCTCAGTAG
- a CDS encoding WhiB family transcriptional regulator has product MPAASPGETDWRTLAACRNTDPALFFPIGTTGPAVEQIQSAKAVCGQCPAREPCLDFAMSTRQDSGVWGGMTEDERHRLRRLSRA; this is encoded by the coding sequence TTGCCTGCGGCGTCGCCGGGCGAAACCGACTGGCGAACGCTGGCCGCCTGCCGGAACACAGACCCTGCTCTGTTCTTCCCCATCGGGACCACCGGTCCGGCCGTCGAGCAGATCCAGAGCGCCAAGGCCGTCTGCGGCCAGTGCCCGGCCCGCGAGCCGTGCCTGGACTTCGCCATGAGCACCCGCCAGGACTCCGGCGTGTGGGGCGGCATGACCGAGGACGAGCGCCACCGGCTGCGACGCCTCAGCCGGGCCTGA